In the Lepus europaeus isolate LE1 chromosome 10, mLepTim1.pri, whole genome shotgun sequence genome, AAGGCCCCAAGCAGACCAAGGCAGGTGCTATGAGGCAGGCAGCACGGGGCCCAGATAAAGAACAGGTGCAGCCGAGTCGGGCTGTGGGGGAGGCCCTATGTATTTCGGATTCCCAGGGCTTGCTCTAATTCTTGTCGTCTCTGCTGCACCTGAGGAGAAAACGGCGGAGGGAGGGGAAGATGAGACAACCAGAGGCTGGAACCTAACACCCCTGACCCCAGCGGGACTGCAGGTGCCGCCACCCAGCGCAGCCCAGGGCACCCACCTTGGAGTAGAAGTAGCGGCACACAGCCTCCTGAGCCCAGGGCTGGAAGTAGAACTCGGCTCGGCGCTCCTCCTCTGGGTTACCCACCACGTCGGTCATGGTCTGGGGGAGACCAGGGGAGAGAGGACACTGACTGCCTTCCTTCACACCTGACAGCCCACCTCCTCGGTCCCTGGAGCGTGACCTCACAGTCAAGTCAAAATGACGCCGTCAGGGCAGACTCGAACCCAGGACAActgcttatcttttaaaaagggcAACGCTGGGCAGAAACAAATACCGAGGGATGTCGATGTGAAAACACACAAAGAACACCGCTTAGGAGCCAAGGGAAAGGCCAGGAGAAagacctggaactccacctcCCTCACGGCCCTCAGAGGGAACCCGACTGCTAAGGCCTGGATTTCAGACGTCCAGCCTCTGGAGGTATGAGACAAACATCTGCTCTGGAAGCAGTCAACCCTGCAGCAGTTGTCACGGCCACCCCAGCAACCTAATACAACGGCCAAGGTCACCCTCTGCAGATCCACAGGTCACggctggggccagtgtggtggcatggcgggttaagccgccgcttgtgacactggcagcccatactgggaaagcagcagaggatggtccaagtgtttgggcccctgccactcatgtgggagacctggatggagttcctggctcctggcttcgaccttgcccagacccagccattgcagtcatttgaggagtgaatcagcggatggaaaaatctctgtctatctctccctgttaactctgcctttcagataaataaatgaatttcgaGAAACAAGCAGAAAGCATGCCGCCTCATTCACAAACCTTCTCTGGCACCCCTTCTCCCCTTGTCCCATGAAGCCTTTATCAGGGACTCTGGTCTCATCCAAGCTCCCTTTTCCTCTCAATCACCTTGCTGGTCCTGGTCAGTTCTAATAATGTCTTAACTCGGTTCCCTACTCTTTAATCACACTGGCCTGGTTTCTCCAGACTGACGGCTGCGCTGAAGGCAGAGCCGGGCCTTGCACAGCAACTCCCCGATGCCACGGAGCACGGACGCTAAATCAGCACCCGACAGCGCGCCTCTGCTTCCCCACTCCACTGTAACCTGGACCCTGGGGCGTGCTGAAGCAAACCTGGCTGCACTCTCTCTTCCCTGCCTGGCCCTTCCACCAGGTGCTCTGCCATAAAGCAGACGAGTGCCTTGCAGATCTGAGTCCCGCGGATCATCCCGGCTTCCTTACCTTGAGGTCTCGGCACTGGGACTGAAGCCAGTCATTGATGAAACCCTGGGGGTCTCTGGCAAAGCTCAGCATGAACTCTCGCTGCGTCTTCAGCTGGTTGATGGTTTCTATCGTCTCATGGATCTGAAAGCGAGACGGAAGCTATACCACTTTCAAGCTGGACAAACAGAATGAAGCAGCACCTGACGTCTCTGTGTCGTTCCTGGCCTAGATGCAGCTCAGAGCCGGCACCACTGCACAAGGTGCCAACTGCTCCGGCCTTGGGGCTCCCCAGCAGGTGCTATGcacctgtttgtctctctgtttaCCTCCTGTGAGAGAAGTTTCCATTCTCGACTCCTCAATACATACCATGGGCACAGCTGCAAAGAATACTTAATCCAAGCAGAAACGGGCGCCAAACAACTGTGAGGTGGAAAAGGAGGCGCGCGCAGGGGCTGGCTCAGCAGGTGTCTGGTTCCCAGCTCTCTCATCATTCTGTACACTCTTCCTGGCAATGTCTGTCTTGTATGTCTTCTGTGTACACCGACAGGGGAACAGCTCCCCAGCCAGCAGTCCATTTCCTGAATGCCAAGCAGATCGGCTGCTGTCTTGACATTGCAAGGCATCTGATGCTCACCATGTCCAAAACGAAGTTCATGGCCCTCTCCCCGcacctgcttctcctcctctgctcccagcACTGCCCATCACTGCCACTGGCCCGGGAGTCCTCTCAATGCCTCCCCCTCCTCAGCACTCCACCCCTCACCCCATCTAAACAGTGGCCAAATCCCTTGATTGCACTTGAGACCCCGTCAAGCCGTCGACCTGTTTCCAACCTCACTGGGCACGCCTTAGGTTGAAAGCCCCGACAGCTCACACACGATTACTGTACCAGCCTCATCAGGGCTTCTGGCGGCTTCCAGATCTGCCCCTCTTTCTACTTCCTGCCAGTGATCGCTCCAGATGCAAACAGCGCCCCCACCTCCACTGGGGATGCTCGCCCCAGCAGACTCCCGGCCTCCTGTCCAGGACGACGTGGAAACCAGTTCTCCTTGCACCAAAGCTTCGTGATCGGGCTCCTGTTTCCTTGCCCGGCACTCTGTGCTGTGTCTAGAGCCCTAACAGCTTGTTCTTGAACACGCCGGGCTCTCTCTCACTTCTGGAAGTCTACAGACCCTACTCCATCTTTCTGGACTGCCCTCTGCCTCTAAGGTCCCCGGCCCTGCTACCCTTCCGCCCTGTGGGAACTTCCACGTGGTCGTTCAGGGTTTACTAGTGCATCAGCTCTCCCTGTTCTCCCCTGGATCCCCAGTGACTTCATTGTCTGGGACTCTGTCTACCGTTAGTGAGAGAATGGAGACAGCAGCGACAGTAGTAGGATTTCCCACTCTTGTTCTTACACGCCAGAAACACACTCATGTCTTTACACACACGATTTCATTGACTCCTCACGGCAACCTCCGAGGAACAGGTATTATGGTCTCCACTTCACAGATCAGAAAGACGAAGGCTTAATGCTATTAAAAGGGGCAGCCAGAATCCGGAGGGGATTCATGGGGAGGCTGACTCCAATCAGCACCAACCACGGCACCTGACAGACGCTGGCTGTCAACGTACTGGGGAATACTCAAAAAGATCCCAGGAAACGCGCATGCGAAAGCACTCCGATGCACCTCCGAATTTCCTCACGTCACAACAGATCTACCTCTCAACTCCGTCCTTCGTGAAGCGCCCTTTATTCGGAATGAATACCAAGCAGCAAAGGTGGCCTGCTGGCAGCAGCCCCGCTAGCCGGGCGGGGCCCCTACCTTATTGTCCAGGGTCGCGATCTCCTGCTGGCTGGCAGTGGACAGCAGGAAAGAATTCATCTGAGTCTTCAAGGTGTCATCCACCTCCACGTCAATGTCGTAACAGGCTGTCTTCTTCTGATCGTTCGGGTCAACGCTGGGGAGGGAAGCAAACGGGCCTGGTGAGGGGTTTGTCCCGAGATCTGACAACACAGCGTCAATGACAGGAAAAGGAGCCGACTTCAAAAGGGTCCGAGGACTTTCGGGTGTGACAGAACCTTCTCGCCTTTCATTGCAATGGCAGCTTCCCGGTGTATACAGGTGTCCAAAGTCTTCAAACTATACTTCAAATGAGTACAGTTTACGAAATACAAATTACTCCTCGACAGggttggcttttttaaaaagtcaaaggtAAGGAACGGGTAGTCGGCATAGTGATTAAGACAACACTTGAGggtggccagtattgtggcacaacaggtaaggatgctgcccacatcccataggagcgctggtttgagtcccagctgttctgcttctgatccagttccctgctactgcctgggagagcagaagatggcccaagaacctgagccccgtaccatccacgtgggagacccggaagaagctcttggctccaggcctcagactggcccaattccagctggtgaggccatttggggaacgaaccaggaGACGGAAGACagctctccctcactccctcttctctgtaactccgcctttcaaataaacacaactttaacagcaacaacaacgaaaacatttattttgaaagtcagagtcacagagagagggagatagaaagagaccTTTTATCAGCTGGCTCagtcctcagatgactgcaacagccagcactgggctaggctgaagccaggagccaggagcttcacctgggtctccacatagctagcaggggcccaaacacttgggtcatctttctcagaacactggcagggagctggactggaagtggggcacccgggactcgaatcagcatccatatgaaatgctggtgtcacaggaggtaGCTTTAGCCAcctagccacagcgccagcccccacccttTGACGCCGAAAacaatgtgtacacacacacacacacacccctaactTTAAGCATGGGAATACAGGACAGACCAGCTCCAGTGCCAACTTATAGGGTGTAGGAATTGCTACCAGGTGAGTGACGGTTCAGGCCCCTGACTGGATAGAATCCACAGCAAAGCGAAGAAGGCAAGAGATGCTGTCTAACTACAGAGAAACGCTGCTCTGAGGAGGAAGTACTCTTCTTCACTCCGTATCTGCCTAGAAGTGCCTTGCTCTCCAACTTGGGAACAAAAAAAGTGAACAGAAGGGATGGAGTTTGAGTCTCAAACTGGAAGCCCTAGGACAGACCCAGGAGAAATGGCTGCTGACCCCTCCCATCAGCACTGAGCTAACAGATGCTGAGGTCCCCCGAAGGAGGGCTGGGGAAGGACCTGGCCTATCGCATCTGCTCGTTCCTGTGGCTTGAACATCCTCAACGTGGCTGACTTCCAGCTACCACGATACAGCAGTGCTCAGGGAATTAGGAAGGGACATGCACTAACACAGCGTCACACAGGACCCCTACCACAGACCCAACAGAGGCGCACACACCCGAGAGCACAACACCAATAAAATAGCCAATTAGGAAGTACGAGTTTGCAGTATACATTACCCTTGCTGTCAATgtgttcaattatatttatatagctTAATGTTAAAGATCAGCTCTGTTTAACAAGCTGCCTTCAAAACCCCCAAACAGCTGACAGCTGGCCCATGCAGGCTGGTAGGACACCGCTTACCTAATGACGTGGTTAATGATGATGGGCTCCGGTGGCATGAGCAAGGCGTGGAGCCGCTGAGGGATCTCTGAAAACTTCATGCGTTGAGACTCAAAGATCTGTGGGGTAGTGGAGAAGCTGCtagaagttggtttttttttttttgtttgtttgtttttgttttaattttttttatctacttggaaggcagaagcacagagagaggcgAGGTCTTTGTATCTGCTGGCTCAGCtctacctgcaatggctgggggctgggccaggagcctagaaatccatctgggtctcccttatgagtacaggggccaagcacttgggccatctcctgctgcttgcccaggagcattagcagggagctggatcggaagcagaacagctgagattcgaactggtacccatatggaaatATGGGGTTGCAggcagtgctttaacccactgcgctatgACGCTGGCTGCAAAGTTGGCGTTTTGAGACTACTGAAAGCTCTGGTGAATCCTAGCAAGAGAACGGCTCCTCTCCTTACCTGCTGGAGGTACTTGTCACAGATGACAAACTCCCGCTCATGCGGGTCCTGGAGCTTATGTGTCTTAATATACTGCCACAGCGCTTGGATGATCACTGGACGGGTCTGGGTGTGGATGCCCAAGAGCCGAGCCAGGCGAGGGTCCAATTTAAACTGGGGAGGCTGTGGAAAACCAGAGAGTAGAGAGAACAGAGCTGGTGACTCAGGCCTAGGTGCAccgtgtgggggagggggctcccatGCATACACTCAGCGGCATGCCCAAGTATCTAACAGCCACGTGATGCTGCTCTCTCTCGGAGAGGAACCTGGAGACGATGATGCTAGTCCTGTACTAAAGTGCAAACGTTTTCACGCTCGGACTTAAGCCCTTCTAAGTTGGGGGCTCAGAGGATATGGCTGTGCAAACTGGGGTCCCTCCCCACCGCACAGGATACCTGATAATCCAGCATCAGCAGAACCGTACACCGCACATTCACGTCGCCAGGCCGCTTCACCTGGAAGCCATCGGTCTCCTGGGTGGTGGCAGTCCTGTGCCACTAGAGAGAGGAAGGTGTCAGGGGGTGCTCTCCCAGAGGAagagctgggaggggtgggagggaagagctGCTGTAGTGACTGATGGCTCAACTCTGGCACTGAGGCTACTGGAGAGGTGCATTTTTAAAAGTGCACACGGCTTTGGGACTATGATGTGCTCCTGCGCATATGTGAGCCACACCTTTAACTGGGACTCTTTGGAGTTGCATGTAAAGTGGCCGCAAGTTCCAGCCGCAATTTTAGGCACACAAAGTGGGCACCACAGACGTGAACAGTAACACAGCACCAGCTATTGTTCTCTCGGTACCTACTACGTGCCAGAGCAGTCTAAGGCATGGATCTGGATCACCTCGTTTCATTCCCCAACAGCCAGACAAGACATACCCACTCGACAGATGAGAAAGCTAGTGCCCggaagaaggaaaggaacttGCCTGGGTCAAACAGCACGTGACAGGGCTGCAGCCTGAGCTCTGTCTGGTTCCACAGCCACTACACTCTATGCTATAAAAGGACGTGTATTTACGAATCTCTACCGAGTCTACGACTTACTTCCCTCATTAGGTGGCAAAGACCTTCCCATGTCTCTTAGTGGCTGCGGCTACACTGGCAAAGAAAGGAGCAGGTTAGGTTCACTCGGCATGCTGGGCTCTCGTTCTGCCTTTAACTGCGTCTCAAAGAATACTGTTAGGTTTGAGGGACACCGTGGCAATGCAAAACGTCATCGCAAAAAGAGGGGGTTCTAGTGATTTCGAATGCGAATTTAATGAAGCAGGGACCCAAAGGGGCCCCAGAACTACGAAGCCAACCTCGGCAAGTTCGAGTACCTTCTCAGTCACTTTAAATGCAGCAACTGCTACGAGGGGAAAATTAAGAAGGGTGTATGGATTCACTACAACTCGCCATTGTCAGCAGGCAAGATGCAGCGAAGGCCTGGCCTGTAGGAGAGGCCTCCCAGTGAAAGGTGGGCCAGTAACGTGAAAAAGCTAGGACAAGCACACCCGGGTGCAAACTAAGACCGCTAGCGCCCCCTGGAGGCTACTGTGCAAACTGTAGTGGCGGTCCTGGCCGCCTGGGGCAGCTCTCTCCTTCGCACCTCCTCCTCTCCCGGGGACCTCAAGGTCTGGCTCCCGTCTAGCGCCCTCCAGGTCACACAGAGTGAGCAGGTCAACCACTTACTTCTACCAGGTGGTTGTCTGGCCCATACAGATCTTTGTCCAGTTCAATCACCAAGGActtgaaaaaggaagagaacttcctcttttgtTTGGTGGCGTCGTATTTGGACAAGGCTGActggagaaagagaggagaagctGAAGTTAGAATAAAGGGCAGAAGAAGCTCCCCAAGACAAAGTCCTACCAAAAAGGAACCCACAACAACTGAAAAAAGAAACCACAACTCAAAAATGTTTTCTGAGTATCTGAGGAGATGGAAGGTAGGGCTTCAAGGGTATTACACCAGACATGGTAGCGACAGACACCCTGAAGCAACAGCCTGTCACACTGACTCACCCCTGGGGAAAGTTCAGCCGAACCCCTGCACGTAGCACAGTAAGAACAGAGAAAAGCCCCACTTAGCGAGAAAGGAAATCAGCTGTATGTGGACACAATGACACCACCAGCAGCTGGGCTGGACCTACGTACACAAGATGGACGCTCTAAGCCCTGACTCTCCAGCGAAAGTGCATTCAAATTAGCTTGCCTGTGAGCAGCTAAAAATAGACAGCCAGCAGCTCGGAGGGGAGTAAGAAAAAAGGTGAGCTTCTCCCAAGGAGCTGCTGGGGTGGGCGGTCTGGGGGCTGTCAGCTGATGCTCCCCGGGAAGCAACCGAGAGGCTGCCAGGGAAATCTACCCCACTTAAACCGCGGGTTGTCTCCAATCAGAGTCGGGAAGATGGAGGGGGGCCACAGTGGGGATCAAGGACCTCAGGACTCAGAGGACACATGGCTTCCAATgctaagtacaaaaaaaaaaaaaaacccacacaacaGAATCATCTGCAGATACTGCTAAAGCCAACGGTCAGCAGCACCAGGAGGAAGGTAAACAACGAATCAGATCCCAGGACAATAAGGTTCTCCATTCGACCCCGTGAGGGCCAGAGCTGTAGGAGCCAGATACAAAGGACCATTGTCTCTCAGCGCAGGGCACAGAGCGTCCCTCTCACAGGGGCTGTGAGCAGCAGCCGGGCATCCTGCCGACCACAGAGCACTGCTCCGTTCCCAGCAACTCCCACCCTGAACGCCGACCACGGTGGACCTTGAACTCACGTCCTCCAGGAGCCGTCCTTCTACCCGAAGCTCCCAGGAAGCCACCGTGCCTTCCCCGTCCTCGGCATCTGACTTAGCCGGGTTGAAGGTGTTCGAAATGAAAATTCGCAGCTTCCGTTTTTGCTGAGGAAGGCAGGGACAGGAGTGACGGGGGGGCTTCAGTGGTTTGACGCTGAAGACAAGGGTCTCCCCAAATCCCAAGGTTAACTCTTCCACATTTGCCATCTCCCCCGCCGCTCGGGTACACGGAGGGAGACTCCATTTAGGAGGGGACTACAGGCCTTGGGCCTGACTACGCGTGCGCACACCGGCATGCCAGGTGGACCGGAGTCAGGCGAAGTGGCAGGTTCCCAAGGTAGCGGAGCAGTTACAGCAAACACATGGACGGGGGGTATTTCTGGAACAAGACATCAGAAGCCCCTCCCCTTTGCTGTTCTGTTCTCGAGCACCTAATGTAATTCCCCGTTTGTAGGCGGAAGGGGGAGAGGCAATTTAAATGCCAGGGAGAACAGTGCTGCGTCCTTGGTTTCTCCTCCCGGGCCTGACGCAGGTTCCCGCGCCCTCTCCCTTGGCGCTCTGCCTGGCGCCTGTCTGTGTGTTACCTTGATGGGCCGTTTCAAGGCCTCCTGGATATCCAGCCGTTTCCTCATGAtggtctggtccagcttcctTTCAAAAGCCAAGAGATCCATATAGGCCTGGGACTCTGGAACCAGCTCGCGGATCTTAGGAACAGAAAGGTGATCACTGGGGTCTGGCGCCTGAGGGCTAGCCTCCAACTCGCCGCACCCTCAAGAAGACCCACAGTTGGGGACTCACCCTCTGAGGTAGAATTTTGTCAgccatcttctttttctttgcacTGGTGGGGATAAATACTGTTATCAGGTTGGGCTAGAACTAGTTAGAGCAGGAAGATAAGCTGTCAGCGCCTCCATGGTCAAGCGAGGGGACCACAAAGCTGCCCTCATATCAGATAGCCCCCTGCCCCCAAAACCCCTACCCCCATAAGCCCAAGGATGAGTGGCAGGTCACCACCTGCTGATGCAGCCCCCCCTACCTCCCCCCTTCCTGGCTCAGGGGCTCCCACCACCTGTGTCTTCCCAGTCCCagtccccctctcccccaccaggGCTAGGGGGTGGCTTACTTGTGGTTTCGGTTTTGGACCGCCTGCTGTTGGGCCTGCTGGATCTGCTGAGGCGCAGGCCTCTTGCGGGACTGGTCCATccctgactgggccaggccaggtcgGACTGAAGGAGTCCCCCCATAGCCAGGGGGTCCCATGGAAGGTCCCTGAGGTGTCATTCGGCTGCCTGGCAGCATACCTGGTCTCTACAGAGGGGAGAGGACCCAGACATGTTCCGGCGCCCCGCACTGCGAGAGGGCAAGCTTGGGGCGCCTGAGTTCTCGGAATGAAACCAGGCTAGGGGGCTCAAGGACAATGAGAGGAGAGCCCTTGGCCTCTTGGAAATATGGGTAATTGGGGCTCCCTCCGTTCCACGAGTGCTTCCGTAGAAACACAGGGCCCAAAGGCTTAGAGGCAGCCGGAATGGGCACACTCAGGTTCTCCTCGGTCCACTTTGGATCTGACCCACGGCCATCTCCGCTGGTCCTGCACTTACTCGGCTAGCTTTGAAGCTGACCTCAATCTACACCGTCCAGCCCTCCGACACCCATCCCCGGCTCTACACCGACTCCCCTCGGAAACAATACCCCTAGGAGCAGGTGGGGATGCTAAGTGCCTCCCCCGCCCgccgggcccctgcccctgcccaaaCCCCTCCCAGGGGAGTCCCTCccacttctccccctcccctgtcaCTCCCAGGCCCccgctcggccccgcccccggcccgcgcgcccctcctcctgccccactcaCCGGATAGGCCGCTCCTGGCATCGGGGAGCGGTACAGCCCTTGACCCGGCGCCGGGCCCATTCGCACGGGAGGCCCCGGGGTTCCACCCGGGCCCAGGGCAgccgccgcgcccgccccgcctGAGGCTCCGGCGCCGCCGCTCGGAGCCACAGATTGGAAACCCGCCCGGGCAGCCATCTTCCCGGAGCCGCAGCGGCAGCTGCACAAAGAACCGGAACCGgaactccccccgccccccgcgcgcgccccccGAGCGCCCGCCTGtccgctgcctgcctgcctgcctgcccggcAGGCACGGGCGGCTCAGGGCAGCGAGACTTGTGGGCTAGAGGGGGGCGACTAGCGGAAAAGGCGTGCAGGCCACGCCCTCCCGCCTTCAGAGTCCGGAGCGAAGACCATAGAGAGGAGCTGTGGGATAGAGAAGCCCCGCGAGCGGGCGCCCCCAGCCGACGGGAGGCCGACAGGGCCCTGGGAAGAGGGggaccacagcccagccccaatcCTGCCTCCAGCCGCTGATGCAGGACTTGGAGTTAACTGCCTGGTCTCCAAAGAGCTTTGCATGCCTTTCTCTTCGTCTCTTACTGCTCTAACCCCGAGGAGCTGAAGAGGAGAACGCATTATTTCACTTTATAAATGGGAAAGTCGAAATCGAAGACGGTAAATGACTTCGCAAAGGTCAATCAGCAAGTTAGCAGGCGGGCCAGATCCTAGAATCCAGACTCGGAGCCCGGCACTCAGAGAAAGTCCCACAATAACCACCAAACGCGGGAACTTCCACCCAGTCCTGGAGCGGACTTGCAGCCTAACCTTCTTCCAGATGTTCAGTTGCTGCTTCAACTTGAATCTGCACCCTGCCCTTTCTCCAAAGAATCCACCGTGCTGGGAGTTGTTTGGGGTCTTCATTACCTTTGACCCCTCCCTCTGAAACCATTCCTGGTGTGAGGTCAGCCTTTCCTATCCCAGGAGGACCAGGGCCACCCTGCTCAaacctcctctttcctcttccccGGATTGtgcgagcccccccccccctcccccggcaaGCCAAGCTCTGGGCAGTTAGCAGGAATACTAGATACTTTCCAGAGAAAAGAACAACACTGAAGCGAAGACGGTTAAAACCCAGTTTATTAGACCAGTGGCATGCGTCACGCAGAGCCCTGCCTGCTGTTCCCCAATCCACTGCACAGTTCTTGGCTTTGCTCCCGCACCCCTCTGGAGGAGGTCTGATCTCTAAGGAACTCCTGGGGACCCAGGAATTCCCAAGAGCCCCTAGCCTCTCCAGCTCCAGGAGGGTGCACACAGGGCACCTGTCCACGGGTCCTGCTCTGGGACTGGAGACCAAGAGACAGGTGGGCAGAGAAGGCCTGGGAAGGggtgtggctctggcctggcGGGAGCAGCTAGTAGAGGCAGTGGGGCAGGCCCTCTACCTCACTTGGGTCCCTCATCAAGGGGCGGACAAAAAGCAGAGCTTTCAACTCACTCCCTCTAGGTCTCTTTCCCTCCACTGCCAAACCCTACCTAACCCAAAAATATAAGTGGTGGGCTTCGGTATCCGCTGGGAAAGGGGCTGGGTGCCCAGGAGGAGGGAAAGGCCACAGACTGAGGGCCTCAGCTTCTGCCGGTCAgccccccactgccccagctGCAACAGTCACCAATCCTCAGTTCCCTTCTCTCTTGGCCACTCTTGGCTTGGTGTCTAGAGGCGATCTCTgtcccctgggctgggggctacCTCTGAGCTGACCCTTCCCTGGGAGGACAAGGGCAGGGGCTaggtggagcagcaggaggaTGTTAAGGCTGCAGAGGGTGCCCCAGGGGCTGGCGGGAGAGGGTGAGGCCAGAAAGAGGCAGAGTTTGTGATTCACAGCTTCCTTTTATGTCGCCACCGAGACAG is a window encoding:
- the SMARCD1 gene encoding SWI/SNF-related matrix-associated actin-dependent regulator of chromatin subfamily D member 1 translates to MAARAGFQSVAPSGGAGASGGAGAAAALGPGGTPGPPVRMGPAPGQGLYRSPMPGAAYPRPGMLPGSRMTPQGPSMGPPGYGGTPSVRPGLAQSGMDQSRKRPAPQQIQQAQQQAVQNRNHNAKKKKMADKILPQRIRELVPESQAYMDLLAFERKLDQTIMRKRLDIQEALKRPIKQKRKLRIFISNTFNPAKSDAEDGEGTVASWELRVEGRLLEDSALSKYDATKQKRKFSSFFKSLVIELDKDLYGPDNHLVEWHRTATTQETDGFQVKRPGDVNVRCTVLLMLDYQPPQFKLDPRLARLLGIHTQTRPVIIQALWQYIKTHKLQDPHEREFVICDKYLQQIFESQRMKFSEIPQRLHALLMPPEPIIINHVISVDPNDQKKTACYDIDVEVDDTLKTQMNSFLLSTASQQEIATLDNKIHETIETINQLKTQREFMLSFARDPQGFINDWLQSQCRDLKTMTDVVGNPEEERRAEFYFQPWAQEAVCRYFYSKVQQRRQELEQALGIRNT